A section of the Acidobacteriota bacterium genome encodes:
- a CDS encoding tetratricopeptide repeat protein gives MKIKIFLMILIIFLFSFQVQTLSQEKQIDQATQIFNNFNKSVVSIIIYDGKKQVLRQGSGFILSEEGIVASNYHILCGAKTSEVKVPEEKPQPISEIINLDRNLDLALIKFRGKKLQPIKIGDPNKMKVGDKIYLIGLYERGNNKITEGIINSIVEIKNNNKLWKITPTVTPTSSGGAVFNQDGEVVGISTYLIEGTENLNFAVPINHIQNMLNIAPKERLTYPEEDFSKIYEGKYLKAIAYLSNSRYEDSLRYFQEMVKENPKDPELLCNIGNICDKTGKTDMAIESFNQAIKIDPNYFLAYLSLGQIYDKMLQSEKAIQSYEKALSIKPDFAEAYYNLGLDYEKLSQFDKAIQSYKESINRDLAFTLRGNLRLTTIYHNLGQYENAIQSAKEVLKINPDDFEAHYLSGLSYEKLSKFDDAIKEYNELLRLRPEKAEDYYNLMVRVYNTSEQFEKSIEVLNKIISKNPSDSEAYLNLGIANLRLERYQDAITAFNKSITINPDNYVSFYNLGMTYLKLGEITKAIESLEKSVQLNPGDTNAYYNLGITYFNFGRYNEAIESFRKFIKDNPGNSLAYYNLGIAYLKIGQNKSAVEALENAARLNPNDVNISYNLGIANFQMGRFAQAIEAFKQFVKMNPNNSNAHYNLGIAYLKNSDYNQAAEELKRAIKLDPNSALAHYNLGITYLLLQDRFKALEEHKILKTLDSELADKLYKLIYK, from the coding sequence ATGAAAATAAAAATATTTTTAATGATTCTAATAATCTTTCTTTTTTCATTTCAGGTCCAAACTCTCTCTCAAGAAAAGCAGATTGACCAGGCGACACAAATTTTCAATAATTTTAACAAATCTGTAGTATCTATAATTATTTATGATGGAAAAAAACAAGTCCTAAGACAGGGAAGCGGTTTCATACTTTCTGAAGAGGGAATTGTTGCTTCAAATTATCATATACTCTGCGGAGCAAAAACATCAGAGGTTAAAGTTCCAGAGGAGAAACCCCAACCCATATCTGAAATTATAAATCTTGATAGAAACCTTGACCTTGCGCTGATTAAATTTCGAGGTAAAAAGCTCCAGCCTATAAAAATAGGAGACCCGAATAAAATGAAAGTAGGAGATAAGATATATCTAATCGGACTTTACGAAAGAGGAAACAATAAGATAACCGAGGGCATAATCAACAGCATCGTTGAGATAAAAAACAACAACAAATTGTGGAAAATAACTCCGACAGTAACTCCAACGAGCAGTGGCGGAGCAGTGTTCAATCAGGATGGAGAAGTTGTGGGTATTTCAACATATCTTATCGAGGGAACTGAAAATTTAAACTTCGCTGTTCCCATAAACCATATCCAGAATATGTTGAATATAGCCCCAAAAGAAAGATTAACGTACCCTGAGGAAGATTTTAGTAAAATCTATGAAGGTAAATATCTAAAAGCGATTGCTTATCTTTCAAACAGCAGATATGAAGACTCCTTGAGGTATTTTCAGGAAATGGTAAAGGAAAACCCTAAAGACCCTGAACTCTTATGTAATATAGGGAATATCTGTGATAAAACTGGAAAAACGGACATGGCGATTGAAAGCTTTAATCAGGCTATAAAAATAGACCCGAACTATTTTCTTGCGTATTTATCCCTGGGTCAAATCTATGACAAAATGCTTCAAAGTGAAAAGGCAATACAATCTTATGAAAAAGCTCTTTCGATTAAACCTGACTTTGCAGAAGCCTATTACAACCTTGGCCTTGATTATGAAAAGCTCTCCCAGTTTGATAAAGCAATCCAATCCTATAAGGAATCGATAAATAGGGATTTGGCTTTTACATTGAGAGGGAATTTAAGACTTACAACTATTTACCATAACCTCGGTCAGTATGAAAATGCAATCCAGTCTGCAAAAGAAGTTTTAAAAATAAACCCTGATGATTTTGAAGCCCATTACTTATCAGGTCTTTCCTATGAGAAACTCTCTAAATTCGATGATGCCATCAAGGAATACAATGAGCTTCTAAGACTTCGTCCGGAAAAGGCGGAAGATTATTATAACCTTATGGTTAGAGTCTACAATACCTCAGAGCAGTTCGAAAAATCGATAGAAGTTCTCAACAAAATTATCTCCAAAAACCCTTCAGATTCTGAGGCATATTTAAATTTGGGTATTGCAAATTTAAGACTTGAAAGATATCAAGATGCAATTACTGCATTCAATAAATCAATAACAATAAACCCCGATAACTATGTCAGCTTTTACAATTTAGGAATGACTTATTTGAAATTAGGAGAGATTACAAAAGCTATTGAATCTTTAGAGAAATCAGTTCAATTAAACCCTGGAGATACCAACGCCTATTACAATTTAGGGATTACCTATTTCAATTTTGGAAGGTACAATGAGGCTATAGAAAGCTTCAGAAAGTTTATTAAGGATAACCCCGGAAATTCACTTGCCTATTACAATTTAGGAATTGCGTATTTAAAAATCGGTCAGAACAAAAGTGCTGTAGAAGCTCTTGAAAATGCAGCAAGGCTAAACCCAAATGATGTAAACATAAGCTATAACTTAGGAATTGCAAATTTCCAGATGGGAAGATTTGCCCAGGCTATAGAGGCTTTCAAACAGTTTGTAAAAATGAACCCGAATAATTCCAACGCCCATTACAATTTAGGAATTGCGTATTTAAAGAATAGCGATTATAATCAAGCAGCTGAAGAATTAAAGCGAGCAATAAAGTTAGACCCTAATTCAGCCCTTGCCCATTATAACCTTGGAATAACCTATTTACTCCTTCAGGATAGATTTAAAGCCCTTGAAGAACACAAAATCTTGAAAACTCTCGACTCAGAACTTGCTGATAAACTCTATAAATTAATCTATAAATAA
- a CDS encoding DUF6290 family protein gives MGVLTIRLSDEIFKRLNKLAKKTKRTKSSFIKEMIEESLDDFEDAYKALERLNDKNARYLTTEELEQELGL, from the coding sequence ATGGGAGTTTTAACAATTCGCTTATCAGACGAAATATTCAAAAGATTGAATAAGCTCGCAAAAAAAACTAAGAGAACAAAAAGTTCATTTATTAAAGAGATGATAGAGGAGTCTCTCGATGATTTTGAAGATGCGTATAAGGCTCTGGAAAGATTGAATGATAAGAATGCCCGATATTTAACAACCGAAGAGCTGGAGCAAGAGCTTGGCTTATAG
- a CDS encoding TonB-dependent receptor, whose translation MRKFYFITLIFALLIFLYVPSFSQVSTVSIEGKVVDKEGLPVPGAEVSAKNVETGLAWVTVTSDSGLYYIFSVPPGKYEVKIQHPAYGPQIKTMELLVGQKATVNFTLALKELQEEVVVTAEAPVAELKKSELSIPIRPEQVTYLPLNTRNFLEIATLAPGIKPYGATIASGATLPTNMGFYIDGAEFKNEIVEGGLAGQFVSAGNAFPQDALREFRVITQLYKAEFAKASGGVITAASKTGTNEFHGTAFLTYRDKDLNALGYFEKTKPPYKRRQPGVSLGGPIIKDRFHFFLTYEGTFTESFSTVVPGNPIFSQYAQTFKRPFDGHLGFLRLTCQPSSNNYLDLSLSARYDSQLIGGGGIFDYNFARYFDNYVYTGILRHQYIISPSMMNDIRFSFQRYNWIIDPVSLTYAKRYPSMIIGGHSHSPQNWYQDRYALYDDISYAYSSHLFKAGFFISRLNYQAEQKLFLNPQFYFRKDTDTMPYLGIVGEGIPYLRSSNTQLGIFVQDDWTVNPSLTLNLGIRWDYESNMINNNFVTPEDIKGDLSHFFESKYFSDGTNRKPYLYSFAPRFGFSYDMTKKETTFLTGGFGIAYDRHVWNVASDESLRLTWKVYYIYFSPDGAPGTVKWDEKYYNRSEVLKLIALGVVPPPEIFLISDDIKPPMTLQFSLGIRHRLKDITFGLSYVGVRGYNEIQTYDANYVDATTKKRVLTTKYGRINVWTDEANSWFNSFYLTIDKPYKQGSWGFQVAYTLGWADSEWDNTIYYGYLYYTNPQFLKKAPSNIDERHRVSISGIVDLPLGFQLSSWGTFSTGRPYLVYTGKDDNKDSVLTNDYPPEGRNAKRAPSTKILNLRLSKNFTFKGYSLMAFVDAFNVFNWKNFGGYVGNMLSPKFGVGTTAGAPRQIQLGLRTSF comes from the coding sequence ATGCGAAAATTTTATTTTATTACTCTAATTTTTGCTCTTTTAATATTTCTTTATGTTCCATCCTTTTCCCAGGTAAGCACTGTTTCTATCGAAGGAAAGGTGGTTGATAAGGAGGGACTCCCTGTACCTGGCGCTGAAGTAAGTGCAAAAAATGTGGAAACTGGATTGGCTTGGGTCACAGTCACTTCAGACTCTGGTCTTTACTATATCTTTTCTGTTCCTCCCGGTAAATATGAGGTTAAGATTCAACATCCTGCCTATGGTCCCCAGATCAAGACTATGGAGCTTCTCGTTGGACAGAAAGCCACTGTGAATTTCACCCTTGCCCTAAAAGAGCTTCAGGAAGAGGTGGTTGTTACTGCAGAGGCACCAGTTGCAGAGCTAAAGAAATCTGAGCTTTCCATACCCATCAGACCAGAACAAGTTACCTATTTACCCCTAAATACAAGAAATTTCCTTGAAATTGCCACCCTCGCACCAGGAATTAAGCCCTATGGTGCAACAATTGCCAGCGGAGCTACTTTACCCACCAATATGGGTTTTTACATCGATGGTGCTGAATTTAAGAATGAAATAGTGGAAGGCGGACTAGCAGGACAATTTGTTAGCGCGGGGAATGCCTTTCCTCAGGATGCATTAAGGGAATTCCGAGTCATCACCCAGCTTTACAAGGCCGAATTTGCCAAAGCATCAGGAGGGGTTATCACTGCTGCTTCCAAGACAGGAACCAATGAATTTCATGGAACTGCCTTTCTGACCTATCGAGACAAGGATCTCAATGCCCTTGGTTACTTCGAAAAGACCAAACCTCCTTACAAGCGTCGTCAGCCAGGAGTAAGCCTTGGGGGTCCAATTATTAAGGACAGATTCCATTTCTTCCTTACCTATGAAGGGACATTTACAGAATCCTTTTCTACAGTGGTTCCTGGAAACCCAATTTTCTCTCAGTATGCTCAAACATTTAAAAGACCATTTGATGGTCATCTGGGATTCCTTCGTCTAACATGTCAGCCTTCATCCAATAACTATCTTGATCTTTCATTGAGTGCAAGATATGATTCTCAGCTTATCGGGGGAGGTGGAATATTCGATTATAACTTCGCAAGATATTTCGATAACTATGTTTACACAGGCATCTTAAGACATCAGTATATAATCTCTCCTTCCATGATGAACGATATTAGATTCAGCTTCCAGAGATATAACTGGATTATAGATCCTGTTTCTCTAACTTATGCAAAGAGATACCCAAGCATGATCATTGGTGGACATTCCCACTCTCCTCAAAACTGGTACCAGGATAGATATGCCCTCTACGATGATATTAGCTATGCTTACAGCTCCCATCTATTCAAAGCAGGCTTCTTTATATCCAGGTTAAATTATCAGGCTGAACAGAAGCTCTTTCTAAATCCTCAATTCTATTTCAGGAAGGATACAGATACAATGCCATATTTGGGAATTGTCGGTGAAGGGATTCCCTACCTCAGGTCAAGCAACACCCAGCTTGGTATTTTTGTTCAGGACGACTGGACAGTTAATCCCTCTCTAACCCTCAACCTTGGTATCCGATGGGATTATGAGTCCAACATGATAAACAATAATTTTGTCACCCCTGAGGATATAAAAGGGGATCTTTCTCATTTCTTTGAATCAAAATACTTCTCCGACGGGACGAACAGGAAGCCCTATCTTTATTCCTTCGCTCCAAGATTCGGTTTCAGCTATGATATGACTAAGAAAGAGACCACATTCCTTACCGGTGGCTTTGGAATAGCCTATGACAGACATGTATGGAATGTTGCATCAGATGAGAGCCTCCGATTGACATGGAAAGTCTATTACATCTACTTCTCTCCCGATGGTGCTCCTGGAACAGTTAAATGGGATGAAAAGTATTATAATCGTAGTGAAGTCCTCAAATTAATAGCCCTTGGCGTGGTTCCTCCTCCAGAGATATTCCTAATCTCAGATGATATTAAACCTCCCATGACCCTTCAATTCAGTCTCGGCATAAGGCATAGGCTAAAGGATATTACCTTTGGTCTAAGCTATGTTGGGGTTAGAGGGTACAATGAGATACAAACCTATGATGCCAATTATGTAGATGCTACTACAAAGAAAAGGGTATTAACCACAAAGTATGGAAGGATAAATGTATGGACAGATGAAGCGAATTCCTGGTTTAATTCCTTCTATTTAACCATTGATAAACCCTACAAACAGGGTTCATGGGGTTTTCAGGTTGCCTATACCCTTGGCTGGGCTGATTCTGAATGGGACAACACCATTTACTACGGATACCTCTATTACACAAATCCCCAGTTCCTAAAGAAGGCTCCCTCTAACATAGACGAAAGACACAGGGTCTCCATAAGCGGAATTGTGGATCTGCCCTTAGGATTCCAGCTCAGTAGTTGGGGGACCTTTTCCACAGGAAGACCCTATCTTGTCTATACTGGAAAAGATGACAACAAGGATTCGGTGTTGACCAACGATTATCCACCAGAAGGAAGAAATGCAAAAAGAGCGCCTTCAACAAAGATTTTAAATCTTAGATTATCTAAGAACTTTACCTTTAAAGGATATTCCCTGATGGCCTTCGTGGACGCATTTAATGTGTTCAACTGGAAGAATTTCGGTGGCTATGTTGGTAACATGCTGTCTCCGAAGTTTGGGGTTGGTACCACTGCTGGAGCTCCTCGACAGATTCAGCTTGGACTAAGGACAAGTTTCTAA
- a CDS encoding type II toxin-antitoxin system RelE/ParE family toxin, protein MAYSVIWHEEALTDLKSLDKQIITKIVERVKNYLTQNPMTLVKPLKGVFKGLFRYRFGDYRIIYAVDMEEKKIIVLHIAHRKDIYK, encoded by the coding sequence TTGGCTTATAGTGTCATATGGCATGAAGAAGCACTGACTGACCTTAAATCTCTTGATAAGCAAATTATTACTAAAATTGTTGAGAGAGTAAAAAATTATCTTACTCAGAATCCAATGACTCTTGTTAAACCGCTAAAAGGGGTCTTTAAAGGTTTATTTCGCTATAGATTTGGAGATTACAGAATCATATATGCGGTTGACATGGAAGAAAAGAAAATTATAGTCTTGCATATCGCCCATAGAAAAGACATCTATAAATAA